GGCTGTCTATTTCCAGTCAAATGTGATGGTGGTGCATCCAGGTCTTGCAGGGGATGACCGCCAGGGAAATTTTAACAAAATGATCGATAACCTTAAACGCCTGTCAGGATTTGCAGAGGACCATGGCATAGTGCTTGGCCTGGAAAATAAGGAAGGTACTGCTCCCGGCAACCTGTGCTGTGAGGCAGCTGAACTGGTAATGGCCGTGGAGGAAGTAAATTCAGGTAATCTGGGTGTAACGTTTGATGTGGGACATGCCAACCTGACCTCGGGGGGCGATTCCGGGCTGGTGAGGGCGTTCATGAAGAGAGTGCGGGAATGGGTTGTGCATGTACATGTACACGATAATATGGGTGTATGGACCGGTGAGTATGATGGCGATATACACATGGCCCCCGGAACAGGTACGGTTGATTTGTCAATAATCGGAGACCTGGATTATGGGGGCATACACAACCTGGAAGTGTTTTCCCTGGAAGATGTGATATCCGGTCGGGAGAGGCTGCTGGCACTTTAGGTGTCATTTTTCGTCCAATAATTTTGGTGCGAACTGGGCTCCCATTCCAGAGTCCAGTGCAGCAATAATGTTAGGATCGTCACCTACATAGAGAACAATAACTTCTTCTGAGTTGTAGAAATGCGGTGTTCCGGTCCAGTGCATTCTGGCACTATCAATGTACTGTGCATCAGGGGAGACCAATGCCATATCCTCCCTGGCTCCTGAAACGTTGGAATAGTCGAACACAAGGACCAATTCTCCATTCAATGTGAGGTTCATGCTCCGGATCGAGAAGAATGGCTGTTGGCTGATACCCAGGGTTTTAACTTCAAGACCTTCTGACTGGAAGTGATTTATCAAACTCACATAACCAATTATATGTTTTGTATCATCTTCGGTAGCTGGTTCTTTTTCATAGAATATGCACCCAGGGGATAGGACCATTACAACCAGGAAAATAGAAATTAGTAGTACTTTTTTCATAATAAACTCCGACCGTCCCACAAATGTAAGTGGATCCATGGGTGATATGTTTATCGGGATTACTCCGATAATTTCAGTAATTCAGATTATAAATTTTTTTCTGACCATTCGGATTGGTCACGAATTATCTTCTCTTACTTTCCATTCTGTGTATGCTTTTTTCATAGCTCTTCTCATTGGTAATTGTTTCATGAGCGAGAGAAGATGTGTCATTGGGAAACCGGACCACGGTATTTCGGTTAGATGATTTAGTATCCTCGGGAGACTCAACAGTTCAAGGGATATTTCATAATATTTCTTTTCTCTTACAAAAGGAGTCATTTCGGGGTCAGGGTGATCGAAGAGAGCATTTACACCTGTGTAGTATTCCCATCCCCTGTTTTTTATTAAATAAGGCTCGTACTCATCATACAGTTCTGTTCCCGGTAAAGGAGTTAACAGCACAGGGTGGACTCCCACACCAAGTCTTTTTGCCAGTTCCATGGCATTGTCAAAATCTTTAAGTGTATCCTGTCGCCCTCCCA
The window above is part of the ANME-2 cluster archaeon genome. Proteins encoded here:
- a CDS encoding sugar phosphate isomerase/epimerase is translated as MIIGASSFASTLEELIAEVDSVELYVPKMGLYEGRELQHDRVEDVRDILSTSGGITSVHAPYYADAQTYPKSLRVDMAHMNGSDFRLIEESIEMAVYFQSNVMVVHPGLAGDDRQGNFNKMIDNLKRLSGFAEDHGIVLGLENKEGTAPGNLCCEAAELVMAVEEVNSGNLGVTFDVGHANLTSGGDSGLVRAFMKRVREWVVHVHVHDNMGVWTGEYDGDIHMAPGTGTVDLSIIGDLDYGGIHNLEVFSLEDVISGRERLLAL